GCACCTTGCTGGGGTGGCTCATCTTCCCACAAGCCGAAGAAGTGCGCCTCTATCAGCCCAACTTGCCCCCTCAGCTCATCAAAGGCTTTGACCAAGTCCTCCGTGCTGACCCCATCCTCCCAAACTTCTCACTCGACCTTAGGCTTCTGAAATAATGCCTATCGTTCATACATTATGCATAACGACGGAGATGACGCAATGCTTGATGTGAGCGCCTATTTATCCAAGATTACACTCTCGTTGCCGAAGACGATGGAGATGAGCGACGAGGACTTCTACGAATTTGCCAAAGCCAACCCCACCCTCAAAATGGAACGCGACAAACACCGCCACATCATCTTGATGGCTCTCACAGGCGGCAATACAGGTCGGCGAAACTCCGAAATTGTCGCTGAACTCACACTATGGAACCGCACACATAAGCTCGGCGTCGTTTTTGATTCTTCGACGGGTTTTCGGTTGCCCAACGGCGCAATTCGCTCTCCCGATGCCGCTTTTGTGCGCCTTGAACGCTGGAACGCTCTTTCCGACAAACAAAAAGAAACCTTCCCACCCCTCGCCCCTGACTTTGTCGTGGAACTGATGTCCAACTCCGATGACCTTGCCGACGCCAATGAAAAAATGCACGAGTATCTGGAACACGGCACCTTGCTGGGGTGGCTCATCTTCCCACAAGCCGAAGAAGTGCGCCTCTATCAGCCCAACTTGCCCCCTCAGCTCGTCAAAGGCTTTGACCAAGTCCTCCGTGCTGACCCCATCCTCCCAAACTTCTCACTCGACCTTAGGCTTCTAAGATAGGTGCTCTCTCCAATCGTTACGGTCGCTTGGCACACTGCATACACTCTTGCTAGACTTTTTTTATGCTTTTCTTTTTGCTGCGTTGCCTTTTCCTGAGAGCATTTTTTTCCAAAAATCCAGTTGTGCCATCACTTCTTTTGGGGCGGTGGAGCCTTCGGAGCGTTTGCGTGCTGGTGAGCTTTCAGGATTGAGATAGGCATAGAC
This genomic interval from Chloroherpetonaceae bacterium contains the following:
- a CDS encoding Uma2 family endonuclease yields the protein MHNDGDDAMLDVSAYLSKITLSLPKTMEMSDEDFYEFAKANPTLKMERDKHRHIILMALTGGNTGRRNSEIVAELTLWNRTHKLGVVFDSSTGFRLPNGAIRSPDAAFVRLERWNALSDKQKETFPPLAPDFVVELMSNSDDLADANEKMHEYLEHGTLLGWLIFPQAEEVRLYQPNLPPQLVKGFDQVLRADPILPNFSLDLRLLR